GATTAGTCTCTGAAAGCTATCAACTAAAGGACGATCAGCACGATCAAAATAAGGCGTTAATGCTTTTTGAGTGGTTAACTCCACATTGGGAATAAAGAAGTTTAACTCAAGCCTGCCTTTGTCGGTATGTTCAATCCAACAAATATTATATTGTTCTCTGTTTAAACCCGCAAAAAGAGTATCTTCAAAATGATCCATAATCTCCCATTTTTGGGCTTCTGAGATAGTATCCTCCTCAAAAGACAAACATCCAACCGTATATTTGTTTTTAAAACTTAAATCATTAGCTATTAATCTGGAAAACCTAGGATTGCCTTGTAAGATCCGAATATGCTCAGGCTGCTTCTTAAGCAAATAAGCCATAGAAGCATTAGGACTACCTCCTCCCTTGTTTTTAAAGAACTTTACCAGCATCGATATTCTATAATCCTATCTAGTTTTTCATTTAAAAGCTTTAGTTCATTAATGATTTTTTGAGTTTGATGGGTCGGATTTAAATGAAGAGCTTTGGTGATTTGATTAATATTCACACCAATTTTGTTAACTTCATAAACAAGATCGGGATCATATTTTTTAACAGCATATCTTTCCAATAAACAACGTTCACGCATCCATTCTGCTAAACGAGCTTTTGTTTTTATTTTTTGTAGTTTTTCATATTCATCTTGGGTTACCCGAATAGCGATGGTCTTACTTCGTTTTTCCATTGTTTATTTCCTTGTATGGGGGGTTTAAGGGGGGAATATCCAACCCTTACAAGTTTCAGAGTTTACTCTGATATATACTTGCCCATATACTCTAAACTCTAGTTAATCTTAGTTAAACCTACTGTAAACTATTATTTTAAAAAGAAAAAAGAACCAAAAAAAGAAAAATCATCGTAAAAACTCTGCAACTACATAATCAGATTTTTTGTTTTTGAATTGGTAAAATCTTTATGTGTAATTAATGGATATTTTTTTTAATTTATCCACAAAAAAGAGGGACTACAGGGAGTTAAATTTATCTATTATTATCTAGGGATTTCCAAAATCCACAATTTCCGTTGAAAAACTGCAAAAAGCATCTTGA
This Commensalibacter oyaizuii DNA region includes the following protein-coding sequences:
- a CDS encoding plasmid mobilization protein, giving the protein MEKRSKTIAIRVTQDEYEKLQKIKTKARLAEWMRERCLLERYAVKKYDPDLVYEVNKIGVNINQITKALHLNPTHQTQKIINELKLLNEKLDRIIEYRCW